The genomic DNA GCATCATCGGCGCCACCCAGGACGGCCGCGAGCCTGTCGTCGCTGACGAACTGGACCGCGCCCGCGCAATCCTCCCCCACATGGGCCAACAGTGCAGCAGGGTTACGAGGCGAGACGTGGAAGTGCGAAGCCCAGCGCTGGAGGAGGTCTTCGTTATCGGGCAGCAGTCCCCACAGAACTGCTGTAACGTCCTGGTGTGCGAACTGCGGTCGCAGCAAGGGCAGGCTCAGCGACAACGGGTAGGCAGAGGGGTTCGCCAGCCACTCTCTGGTATACGCGAACTGGGGATTGCCGTGGGCATCAGCGTTTAGTGTCCCTGCGATCTCGCCGGAGAGAAGTACAGTCAGGGCCATCGGTGTCCTCGGAGACGTGTGCAGGATCATTTGACCGTACGGATGGAAACATCCGGAGTGACTCAGCGTGGTCGGCGAGCGGGTTTTCCCGCCGAAGATACCGGCTGGCTCAGGGCATTACTCGATTCAGCGCTGCCCTTTCCTGCCGGACCTCTCGAATCCGCATGCGCGAGCCAGTTACCAACGAGATCGGCGACGGCAATGGTTCCAGGGAGGGATGACACAGACGCAACCTTGTTCTGATCAATGATCCGGTCGATGTCGGGACGCGGAATCACACGCGGTACGTGGCCGTC from Stenotrophomonas sp. 169 includes the following:
- a CDS encoding helix-turn-helix transcriptional regulator; translated protein: MAQLKTPDDLGSLIRQRRKALCWDQAKLAHEVGVSRRWIIEIEKGKPGAELSLILRTLNVLGLRLDATSSDLPDGHVPRVIPRPDIDRIIDQNKVASVSSLPGTIAVADLVGNWLAHADSRGPAGKGSAESSNALSQPVSSAGKPARRPR